A stretch of Acropora palmata chromosome 9, jaAcrPala1.3, whole genome shotgun sequence DNA encodes these proteins:
- the LOC141892224 gene encoding mitochondrial import receptor subunit TOM40 homolog: MGNVLAASPSSSSSSSNVSSMPPPPPLTAPAPVEEKKQSSHKKISDNNPGTYEDLHKACKEVFPQPFEGCKLVINKGLSNHFQVSHTLQLSGIGPGAYHFGATYVGNKQTGPNEAFPVLLGDIDTNGSLNAQMIHQFTDRIRGKTIIQTQKSVWVLIQSDAEYRGNDFTASITTANIDIINNSGVVVGHYLQRMTPSVDVGGELLYQYGSQEADMMSVAGRYTSDRWIASATVGQTGWHLSYWHKGNENVKVGVEYEYNTRARNSSVSAGYQMEVPKSNITFRGMLDTNWTVAAVMEKRLPPLPFTFVLSGMINHAKNQSRFGFGLNIG; the protein is encoded by the exons ATGGGGAATGTTCTTGCCGCCTCTCCGTCGAGTTCCTCGTCTTCCAGCAATGTTTCCTCGATGCCTCCTCCCCCACCTCTCACAGCCCCTGCTCCTgtagaagaaaagaaacaatcgAGTCACAAAAAGATTTCAGACAACAATCCGGGGACGTATGAAGACTTACATAAAGCGTGTAAAG AAGTGTTTCCTCAGCCATTTGAGGGATGTAAACTTGTCATTAATAAAGGTCTTAgcaatcattttcaagtcAGTCACACCCTACAGCTTAGTGGGATAGGACCAGGTGCTTATCATTTTGGAGCGACCTATGTAGGAAACAAGCAGACTGGACCAAATGAG GCATTTCCTGTGTTGCTTGGAGACATAGATACCAATGGCAGTCTCAATGCACAAATGATTCACCAGTTTACAGATCGTATCAGGGGGAAGACAATAATACAG aCTCAGAAATCTGTTTGGGTTCTAATCCAAAGTGATGCTGAATACAGAGGTAATGACTTCACTGCCAGTATTACCACTGCAAACATAGATATCATTAACAACTCTGGTGTAGTTGTTGGTCATTATCTTCAGAGAATGACCCCAAGTGTGGACGTAGGAGGAGAGTTACTTTACCAATATGGCTCCCAGGAAGCTGACATGATGTCCGTGGCTGGTCGCTACACCTCTGATAGGTGGATCGCATCAGCCACTGTTGGCCAAACTGGATGGCACTTAAGTTATTGGcacaaaggaaatgaaaatgttaaagttGGTGTTGAGTATGAATACAACACAAGAGCACGCAATAGTTCTGTTAGTGCAGGATACCAGATGGAGGTTCCTAAATCAAATATCACCTTTCGTGGAATGCTGGATACTAATTGGACAGTTGCCGCTGTTATGGAAAAGAGACTTCCACCTTTACCTTTTACCTTTGTATTAAGTGGAATGATTAATCATGCTAAAAACCAATCACGGTTTGGTTTTGGTCTAAACATAGGTTAA
- the LOC141892221 gene encoding zinc finger protein ZPR1-like isoform X2, producing the protein MMDAQNKDQTLFPDINADEESGVTSIESLCVSCEENGTTRLLLTRIPFFREVVISSFDCPHCGYSNNEVQSAGRIQDNGCKVTLSVQSEKDLSRQVIKSDAASFIIPELEFESPAFTQKGELNTIEGLLEKAVSGLQQGQPVRKIIDPITADKIDSIILLLTKCKEGQMKFTLVVDDISGNSFIENPHAPEKDPLMKVEYYTRQPEQDAKLGLQPADEKAQEEENIEREEDEGGNVKDEVLNFATNCTACNAPVETRMKVVSIPHFKEVIVMATVCDACGHKTNEVKSGSGVEPRGTRLTLTITDPADMNRDVLKSETCEIIVPSLEFVSAAGLSSGRFTTLEGLLTNVKDQLQSINPFGLGDSPGVFNEKLKTFLSGLDKIISGEELGVQIILDDPAGNSYIQNLYAPDPDPELEVVHYERTEEQNDALGITDMKTEGYEVD; encoded by the exons A TGATGGACGCACAAAACAAGGATCAGACCCTGTTTCCAGATATAAATGCAGATGAGGAATCAGGAGTGACTTCAATTGAGAGCTTATGTGTGTCTTGTGAGGAAAAT GGAACTACAAGATTGCTTCTCACTCGAATTCCCTTCTTCAGAGAAGTGGTTATTTCCTCATTTGATTGCCCTCACTGTGGATATTCTAACAATGAAGTGCAGTCTGCTGGGAGGATACAAGATAATGGATGCAAAGTCACACTCTCAGTTCAATCAGAAAAG gatTTAAGCAGACAAGTGATAAAATCTGATGCAGCCTCATTTATTATTCCAGAACTGGAATTTGAAAGTCCTGCATTCACTCAGAAAGGAG AACTCAACACCATTGAGGGACTTTTGGAAAAAGCTGTCAGTGGCTTGCAGCAGGgtcaacctgtgcggaag ATCATAGATCCCATAACTGCTGATAAGATAGACAGCATCATATTGCTGCTTACCAAATGCAAGGAAGGACAAATGAAGTTTACACTTGTTGTGGATGACATCTCTGGTaacagtttcattgaaaatccACACGCCCCTGAAAAAGATCCTCTTATGAAAGTTGAGTACTACACACGACAGCCAGAACAAGATGCTAAACTTGGTTTGCAGCCCGCTGATGAAAAAGCTCAGGAAGAAGAAAATATAGAGAGAG AAGAGGATGAAGGTGGAAATGTCAAAGATGAG GTCTTGAACTTTGCAACAAACTGCACTGCATGCAATGCGCCTGTGGAGACAAGGATGAAAGTTGTTT CTATCCCACATTTCAAGGAAGTTATTGTCATGGCGACGGTTTGCGATGCTTGTGGGCACAAGACAAATGAAGTGAAGTCAGGAT CTGGAGTCGAACCTAGAGGAACCAGACTAACCCTAACAATTACAGATCCGGCGGATATGAATAGGGATGTTCTTaag TCGGAAACTTGCGAAATCATAGTTCCCTCGCTGGAGTTTGTGTCAGCGGCTGGTTTGTCCAGTGGTCGATTCACAACTCTAGAGGGCCTGCTTACTAATGTGAAAGATCAG TTACAGTCTATCAACCCGTTTGGCCTCGGTGATAGTCCTGGggttttcaatgaaaaactaaagaCATTTTTGTCTGGCTTAGATAAG ATAATATCCGGCGAGGAACTTGGTGTCCAGATTATCCTCGATGATCCAGCGGGAAACAGCTACATCCAG AATCTCTACGCGCCCGACCCAGACCCCGAGCTAGAAGTTGTTCATTACGAGAGAACAGAGGAACAAAACGACGCGCTTGGAATCACGGACATGAAAACAGAAGGATACGAAGTGGATTGA
- the LOC141892221 gene encoding zinc finger protein ZPR1-like isoform X1 — protein sequence MRLESSVNAFLALCFDFINGEIFLSQNVIVMDAQNKDQTLFPDINADEESGVTSIESLCVSCEENGTTRLLLTRIPFFREVVISSFDCPHCGYSNNEVQSAGRIQDNGCKVTLSVQSEKDLSRQVIKSDAASFIIPELEFESPAFTQKGELNTIEGLLEKAVSGLQQGQPVRKIIDPITADKIDSIILLLTKCKEGQMKFTLVVDDISGNSFIENPHAPEKDPLMKVEYYTRQPEQDAKLGLQPADEKAQEEENIEREEDEGGNVKDEVLNFATNCTACNAPVETRMKVVSIPHFKEVIVMATVCDACGHKTNEVKSGSGVEPRGTRLTLTITDPADMNRDVLKSETCEIIVPSLEFVSAAGLSSGRFTTLEGLLTNVKDQLQSINPFGLGDSPGVFNEKLKTFLSGLDKIISGEELGVQIILDDPAGNSYIQNLYAPDPDPELEVVHYERTEEQNDALGITDMKTEGYEVD from the exons ATGAGACTTGAGAGCTCTGTTAATGCCTTCCTTGCACTGTGTTTTGATTTCATCaacggtgaaatttttttatctcaaAATGTTATAGTGATGGACGCACAAAACAAGGATCAGACCCTGTTTCCAGATATAAATGCAGATGAGGAATCAGGAGTGACTTCAATTGAGAGCTTATGTGTGTCTTGTGAGGAAAAT GGAACTACAAGATTGCTTCTCACTCGAATTCCCTTCTTCAGAGAAGTGGTTATTTCCTCATTTGATTGCCCTCACTGTGGATATTCTAACAATGAAGTGCAGTCTGCTGGGAGGATACAAGATAATGGATGCAAAGTCACACTCTCAGTTCAATCAGAAAAG gatTTAAGCAGACAAGTGATAAAATCTGATGCAGCCTCATTTATTATTCCAGAACTGGAATTTGAAAGTCCTGCATTCACTCAGAAAGGAG AACTCAACACCATTGAGGGACTTTTGGAAAAAGCTGTCAGTGGCTTGCAGCAGGgtcaacctgtgcggaag ATCATAGATCCCATAACTGCTGATAAGATAGACAGCATCATATTGCTGCTTACCAAATGCAAGGAAGGACAAATGAAGTTTACACTTGTTGTGGATGACATCTCTGGTaacagtttcattgaaaatccACACGCCCCTGAAAAAGATCCTCTTATGAAAGTTGAGTACTACACACGACAGCCAGAACAAGATGCTAAACTTGGTTTGCAGCCCGCTGATGAAAAAGCTCAGGAAGAAGAAAATATAGAGAGAG AAGAGGATGAAGGTGGAAATGTCAAAGATGAG GTCTTGAACTTTGCAACAAACTGCACTGCATGCAATGCGCCTGTGGAGACAAGGATGAAAGTTGTTT CTATCCCACATTTCAAGGAAGTTATTGTCATGGCGACGGTTTGCGATGCTTGTGGGCACAAGACAAATGAAGTGAAGTCAGGAT CTGGAGTCGAACCTAGAGGAACCAGACTAACCCTAACAATTACAGATCCGGCGGATATGAATAGGGATGTTCTTaag TCGGAAACTTGCGAAATCATAGTTCCCTCGCTGGAGTTTGTGTCAGCGGCTGGTTTGTCCAGTGGTCGATTCACAACTCTAGAGGGCCTGCTTACTAATGTGAAAGATCAG TTACAGTCTATCAACCCGTTTGGCCTCGGTGATAGTCCTGGggttttcaatgaaaaactaaagaCATTTTTGTCTGGCTTAGATAAG ATAATATCCGGCGAGGAACTTGGTGTCCAGATTATCCTCGATGATCCAGCGGGAAACAGCTACATCCAG AATCTCTACGCGCCCGACCCAGACCCCGAGCTAGAAGTTGTTCATTACGAGAGAACAGAGGAACAAAACGACGCGCTTGGAATCACGGACATGAAAACAGAAGGATACGAAGTGGATTGA
- the LOC141892221 gene encoding zinc finger protein ZPR1-like isoform X3: MDAQNKDQTLFPDINADEESGVTSIESLCVSCEENGTTRLLLTRIPFFREVVISSFDCPHCGYSNNEVQSAGRIQDNGCKVTLSVQSEKDLSRQVIKSDAASFIIPELEFESPAFTQKGELNTIEGLLEKAVSGLQQGQPVRKIIDPITADKIDSIILLLTKCKEGQMKFTLVVDDISGNSFIENPHAPEKDPLMKVEYYTRQPEQDAKLGLQPADEKAQEEENIEREEDEGGNVKDEVLNFATNCTACNAPVETRMKVVSIPHFKEVIVMATVCDACGHKTNEVKSGSGVEPRGTRLTLTITDPADMNRDVLKSETCEIIVPSLEFVSAAGLSSGRFTTLEGLLTNVKDQLQSINPFGLGDSPGVFNEKLKTFLSGLDKIISGEELGVQIILDDPAGNSYIQNLYAPDPDPELEVVHYERTEEQNDALGITDMKTEGYEVD; this comes from the exons ATGGACGCACAAAACAAGGATCAGACCCTGTTTCCAGATATAAATGCAGATGAGGAATCAGGAGTGACTTCAATTGAGAGCTTATGTGTGTCTTGTGAGGAAAAT GGAACTACAAGATTGCTTCTCACTCGAATTCCCTTCTTCAGAGAAGTGGTTATTTCCTCATTTGATTGCCCTCACTGTGGATATTCTAACAATGAAGTGCAGTCTGCTGGGAGGATACAAGATAATGGATGCAAAGTCACACTCTCAGTTCAATCAGAAAAG gatTTAAGCAGACAAGTGATAAAATCTGATGCAGCCTCATTTATTATTCCAGAACTGGAATTTGAAAGTCCTGCATTCACTCAGAAAGGAG AACTCAACACCATTGAGGGACTTTTGGAAAAAGCTGTCAGTGGCTTGCAGCAGGgtcaacctgtgcggaag ATCATAGATCCCATAACTGCTGATAAGATAGACAGCATCATATTGCTGCTTACCAAATGCAAGGAAGGACAAATGAAGTTTACACTTGTTGTGGATGACATCTCTGGTaacagtttcattgaaaatccACACGCCCCTGAAAAAGATCCTCTTATGAAAGTTGAGTACTACACACGACAGCCAGAACAAGATGCTAAACTTGGTTTGCAGCCCGCTGATGAAAAAGCTCAGGAAGAAGAAAATATAGAGAGAG AAGAGGATGAAGGTGGAAATGTCAAAGATGAG GTCTTGAACTTTGCAACAAACTGCACTGCATGCAATGCGCCTGTGGAGACAAGGATGAAAGTTGTTT CTATCCCACATTTCAAGGAAGTTATTGTCATGGCGACGGTTTGCGATGCTTGTGGGCACAAGACAAATGAAGTGAAGTCAGGAT CTGGAGTCGAACCTAGAGGAACCAGACTAACCCTAACAATTACAGATCCGGCGGATATGAATAGGGATGTTCTTaag TCGGAAACTTGCGAAATCATAGTTCCCTCGCTGGAGTTTGTGTCAGCGGCTGGTTTGTCCAGTGGTCGATTCACAACTCTAGAGGGCCTGCTTACTAATGTGAAAGATCAG TTACAGTCTATCAACCCGTTTGGCCTCGGTGATAGTCCTGGggttttcaatgaaaaactaaagaCATTTTTGTCTGGCTTAGATAAG ATAATATCCGGCGAGGAACTTGGTGTCCAGATTATCCTCGATGATCCAGCGGGAAACAGCTACATCCAG AATCTCTACGCGCCCGACCCAGACCCCGAGCTAGAAGTTGTTCATTACGAGAGAACAGAGGAACAAAACGACGCGCTTGGAATCACGGACATGAAAACAGAAGGATACGAAGTGGATTGA
- the LOC141892220 gene encoding uncharacterized protein LOC141892220 codes for MENTEDKDSSDPMNDRITTFASPTVLAAILDDNSVDRRIHVAKNMLDNSEMGRGSAVLMDSLDASLPDPLESTQVQGMDEVRGLDQVDSKGKTFFTNNLKSAVVTEKFSDLPKSSTPIQKEIVTKDRSVEKAAKPRQSSQNIIERNKEKAGKPRTTKSSYAQMHATKTKSKNKMEHKAKVQEVKTTEIPVSSGVEVCLGNEELNSNHSYGDFNEDSFSFCNDGDYHVKSKHNGLEIHDTELSNDSYVTGLHLRNHKHEPYYDLSGYNSTYNTGDPVSYDGEFQYAQLHNGGSVGPLHYSKLSTQSAPPGLYGYQRRPLISSLHHFEEDFNFSLVLPNGDFVDQGYVEKLPESSLHRKFSSEPQLEHSGSALSQKLENVQRNNHSSGGHSTSQPSLSYKPYSLKDYQSFMGTKVKQSAGGLGPNIDTDDYKERVKKVIKQRDYATMLRAQHSTMKKQKGIKGPVLPSAGKPERLKEAEMKRQAALNYAKNVPKPKQMVGRKVPKSGKDRPGKDDDQEITVLELLRLRHEQEKKEVDSIRKDLASKLRL; via the exons atggAAAACACTGAAGATAAGGACAGTAGCGATCCCATGAATGATAGAATAACTACATTCGCGTCGCCTACTgttttggccgccatcttggatgacAACTCTGTGGATCGTCGTATTCATGTCGCCAAAAATATGTTGGATAATAGTGAAATGGGTCGAGGTTCAGCAGTGTTAATGGATAGTTTAGATGCTTCTTTACCTGATCCACTCGAATCAACGCAAGTTCAAGGAATGGATGAGGTTCGGGGCCTTGATCAAGTTGATTCAAAGGGTAAGACATTTTTTACCAACAACTTGAAATCAGCTGTTGTCACCGAAAAATTTTCTGACTTGCCAAAAAGTTCGACGCCGATTCAAAAGGAAATTGTAACAAAAGACAGGTCCGTTGAGAAAGCTGCCAAACCACGCCAATCATCACAAAAcataattgaaagaaataaggAGAAAGCTGGAAAACCAAGAACAACGAAATCAAGTTATGCTCAAATGCACGCGACGAAAACGAAGAGTAAGAACAAAATGGAACATAAAGCGAAAGTGCAAGAGGTCAAGACTACAGAAATTCCCGTCAGTTCTGGCGTTGAAGTATGTCTGGGAAATGAAGAGCTAAATAGTAATCACTCTTACGGTGATTTCAATGAagattctttttctttttgtaatgaTGGGGACTATCATGTTAAGAGTAAACATAATGGCCTGGAGATACATGATACAGAATTGTCAAATGACAGCTACGTGACTGGATTGCACCTTAGAAACCATAAACATGAACCATACTATGACTTGAGTGGATATAACAGCACTTACAACACTGGTGATCCAGTTTCATACGATGGAGAATTCCAATATGCACAGTTGCACAATGGAGGCTCTGTCGGTCCATTGCATTACAGCAAATTATCTACGCAGTCAGCACCACCAGGTTTGTATGGTTATCAACGCAGGCCACTTATTTCAAGTTTACATCATTTCGAAGAGGACTTcaacttttcattggttttacCCAATGGTGATTTTGTGGACCAGGGATATGTGGAGAAATTACCAGAATCTAGTCTTCATAGGAAGTTTTCTTCTGAACCACAATTAGAACATTCAGGTTCTGCATTATCACAGAAGTTAGAAAATGTTCAAAGAAACAATCATTCTAGTGGCGGTCACTCAACTTCTCAGCCATCGTTATCATATAAACCATATTCATTAAAGGATTATCAGAGCTTTATGGGAACAAAGGTCAAACAGTCAGCTGGTGGCCTGGGTCCAAATATTGACACTGATGATTACAAAGAAAGG GTTAAAAAGGTAATCAAACAGCGAGACTATGCAACAATGTTGAGAGCACAACATTCAAccatgaaaaagcaaaaaggaatCAAGGGTCCTGTGCTTCCTTCAGCTGGAAAACCAGAGCGACTCAAAGAGGCAGAGATGAAACGACAGGCA GCTTTGAACTATGCTAAGAATGTCCCGAAGCCCAAGCAAATGGTTGGAAGGAAGGTTCCCAAGTCTGGCAAAGACAGACCTGGAAAAGATGATGATCAAGAAATCACTGTACTCGAACTTCTAAGACTGAGACATgaacaagagaaaaaggaaGTGGATAGTATTCGAAAAGATCTTGCATCAAAGCTCAGGTTGTAA
- the LOC141892223 gene encoding N(4)-(Beta-N-acetylglucosaminyl)-L-asparaginase-like isoform X2 encodes MAVIVGTWSFSFDAVKSISDKLTSGSGCLDALEKGINEIEDNPETGSYFVGRGGFPNASGVLEGDAAVMLGKDCSFGAVAALQGVAMPFSVARCIMERSPHSMLVGQGAQDFAVNNGFLVEPNSALQTQISKEAYEEFLMNPSKENNCHDTVGILVLDSNMQVAAGVSSSGMAFKHPGRVGDSPLPGSGLYADDEVGAAVATGDGDKMMRFCPSFHVVQLMKEGCSPQESCERVVRHAQRKVGMTSKPFDMALIALNKKGEFGAASTVPVFEDKSSNTVFSGFPFVVWTQQMNCPEIRVQPVVTID; translated from the exons ATGGCGGTCATCGTGGGTACTTGGTCTTTCAGCTTTGATGCAGTTAAGTCGATCTCCGACAAGTTGACATCTGGAAGTGGATGTCTTGATGCACTTGAAAAAGGAATCAACG AAATTGAAGACAATCCAGAGACTGGAAGTTACTTTGTCGGTAGGGGAGGATTCCCAAATGCCAGTGGCGTGCTGGAGGGTGATGCGGCTGTCATGTTGGGAAAAGACTGTAGCTTTGGTGCGGTAGCAGCATTACAGGG agTTGCCATGCCTTTCTCAGTTGCTAGATGTATCATGGAGAGATCACCCCACAGTATGTTAGTTGGACAAGGAGCACAGGATTTTGCTGTTAACAATGGGTTTCTTGTGGAGCCCAATTCAGCCCTGCAGACCCAAATATCAAAGGAAGCATATGAG GAGTTTCTAATGAATCCAAGCAAGGAAAATAACTGTCATGATACAGTTG GAATTCTTGTGCTGGACTCCAATATGCAGGTGGCTGCGg GTGTTTCATCAAGTGGAATGGCTTTCAAACATCCTGGACGAGTTGGTGACTCACCCCTCCCTGGGTCAGGACTTTATGCAGACGATGAG GTTGGAGCTGCAGTAG CTACTGGTGATGGTGACAAGATGATGCGGTTCTGTCCATCATTTCATGTTGTTCAACTAATGAAGGAG GGTTGTTCTCCACAAGAATCGTGCGAAAGAGTCGTAAGACACGCACAGAGGAAAGTTGGAATGACATCAAAACCATTCGATATGGCCTTGATTGCTCTCAACAAAAAG GGTGAATTTGGAGCGGCTAGCACAGTCCCAGTCTTTGAAGATAAGAGCTCAAACACTGTATTCTCAGGATTTCCATTTGTGGTTTGGACTCAACAAATGAACTGTCCGGAAATAAGAGTACAACCCGTGGTGACTATCGACTGA
- the LOC141892223 gene encoding N(4)-(Beta-N-acetylglucosaminyl)-L-asparaginase-like isoform X1, which produces MAVIVGTWSFSFDAVKSISDKLTSGSGCLDALEKGINEIEDNPETGSYFVGRGGFPNASGVLEGDAAVMLGKDCSFGAVAALQGVAMPFSVARCIMERSPHSMLVGQGAQDFAVNNGFLVEPNSALQTQISKEAYEEFLMNPSKENNCHDTVGESCLQLSFFFMVVFKLLILWFSLSQGILVLDSNMQVAAGVSSSGMAFKHPGRVGDSPLPGSGLYADDEVGAAVATGDGDKMMRFCPSFHVVQLMKEGCSPQESCERVVRHAQRKVGMTSKPFDMALIALNKKGEFGAASTVPVFEDKSSNTVFSGFPFVVWTQQMNCPEIRVQPVVTID; this is translated from the exons ATGGCGGTCATCGTGGGTACTTGGTCTTTCAGCTTTGATGCAGTTAAGTCGATCTCCGACAAGTTGACATCTGGAAGTGGATGTCTTGATGCACTTGAAAAAGGAATCAACG AAATTGAAGACAATCCAGAGACTGGAAGTTACTTTGTCGGTAGGGGAGGATTCCCAAATGCCAGTGGCGTGCTGGAGGGTGATGCGGCTGTCATGTTGGGAAAAGACTGTAGCTTTGGTGCGGTAGCAGCATTACAGGG agTTGCCATGCCTTTCTCAGTTGCTAGATGTATCATGGAGAGATCACCCCACAGTATGTTAGTTGGACAAGGAGCACAGGATTTTGCTGTTAACAATGGGTTTCTTGTGGAGCCCAATTCAGCCCTGCAGACCCAAATATCAAAGGAAGCATATGAG GAGTTTCTAATGAATCCAAGCAAGGAAAATAACTGTCATGATACAGTTGGTGAGTCTTGCCTTcaactttccttttttttcatggttgttttcaaactgcttattctttggttttctttgtcCCAAGGAATTCTTGTGCTGGACTCCAATATGCAGGTGGCTGCGg GTGTTTCATCAAGTGGAATGGCTTTCAAACATCCTGGACGAGTTGGTGACTCACCCCTCCCTGGGTCAGGACTTTATGCAGACGATGAG GTTGGAGCTGCAGTAG CTACTGGTGATGGTGACAAGATGATGCGGTTCTGTCCATCATTTCATGTTGTTCAACTAATGAAGGAG GGTTGTTCTCCACAAGAATCGTGCGAAAGAGTCGTAAGACACGCACAGAGGAAAGTTGGAATGACATCAAAACCATTCGATATGGCCTTGATTGCTCTCAACAAAAAG GGTGAATTTGGAGCGGCTAGCACAGTCCCAGTCTTTGAAGATAAGAGCTCAAACACTGTATTCTCAGGATTTCCATTTGTGGTTTGGACTCAACAAATGAACTGTCCGGAAATAAGAGTACAACCCGTGGTGACTATCGACTGA
- the LOC141892223 gene encoding N(4)-(Beta-N-acetylglucosaminyl)-L-asparaginase-like isoform X3 translates to MAVIVGTWSFSFDAVKSISDKLTSGSGCLDALEKGINEIEDNPETGSYFVGRGGFPNASGVLEGDAAVMLGKDCSFGAVAALQGVAMPFSVARCIMERSPHSMLVGQGAQDFAVNNGFLVEPNSALQTQISKEAYEEFLMNPSKENNCHDTVGESCLQLSFFFMVVFKLLILWFSLSQGILVLDSNMQVAAGVSSSGMAFKHPGRVGDSPLPGSGLYADDEVGAAVGLFSTRIVRKSRKTRTEESWNDIKTIRYGLDCSQQKG, encoded by the exons ATGGCGGTCATCGTGGGTACTTGGTCTTTCAGCTTTGATGCAGTTAAGTCGATCTCCGACAAGTTGACATCTGGAAGTGGATGTCTTGATGCACTTGAAAAAGGAATCAACG AAATTGAAGACAATCCAGAGACTGGAAGTTACTTTGTCGGTAGGGGAGGATTCCCAAATGCCAGTGGCGTGCTGGAGGGTGATGCGGCTGTCATGTTGGGAAAAGACTGTAGCTTTGGTGCGGTAGCAGCATTACAGGG agTTGCCATGCCTTTCTCAGTTGCTAGATGTATCATGGAGAGATCACCCCACAGTATGTTAGTTGGACAAGGAGCACAGGATTTTGCTGTTAACAATGGGTTTCTTGTGGAGCCCAATTCAGCCCTGCAGACCCAAATATCAAAGGAAGCATATGAG GAGTTTCTAATGAATCCAAGCAAGGAAAATAACTGTCATGATACAGTTGGTGAGTCTTGCCTTcaactttccttttttttcatggttgttttcaaactgcttattctttggttttctttgtcCCAAGGAATTCTTGTGCTGGACTCCAATATGCAGGTGGCTGCGg GTGTTTCATCAAGTGGAATGGCTTTCAAACATCCTGGACGAGTTGGTGACTCACCCCTCCCTGGGTCAGGACTTTATGCAGACGATGAG GTTGGAGCTGCAGTAG GGTTGTTCTCCACAAGAATCGTGCGAAAGAGTCGTAAGACACGCACAGAGGAAAGTTGGAATGACATCAAAACCATTCGATATGGCCTTGATTGCTCTCAACAAAAAG GGTGA